GAGCTCTGCAGCAGCCTCTCTCGGTTCGTGAAGCTGCAAAGAGATATCGCGGCTCTAATCGCGGGAGCATCTCACGTGTGATTAAGCGGCTAGAAGCTGCAAATACTCTTGATGCTTCGGAATTGGTAGATGGAATCGTAGGGCGGCCACGACTTTTGacggatgaagaagaagaagctatcgtgagCTTCGTTATATGGATGGATAGGTCAGGATTGCCTGCCGCAAAGTATGAgattgaagatgcagcaaaTACCTTGCGCCGCCGCAGAGATCCTGAAGCAGAGCCtctgagcaagatgtggtacagCCGCTTCCAAGAtaatcatcctgagcttcaGAAATCGATACTGAAGGCAAGGGAAGTTTctcgtgccgaatatgaagCCGCAGGCATAGAAGAGACCAAAGAGTGGTTTCAAAGACTTCGCGAAGTCATTGCTAACTATAATATCGGTCCTTCTGAGTGTTGGAATGCTGATCAGGCCGGTATTAGAGTAGGGATACTGCGAGAACGAGTGGAATGCCTTGTTGTACGTACGAAAAAAGAAGTCGGCTGCAGACAGTGTtggatagccacgctatgaaactgaaactggggggagtttcagtttcatgacACCGGACGTCAGtatagtttcagtttcatatgaactggtttcagtttcatatgaagcaatatccagttgcagtccaatttttttgacaagctcggcatcgatatgcaccttatctccaagtaccgtaccccaaagatgtttggcattgtctgcctacctacactaccaattccctaggctcgccatcactttctgcccccttacttatctctatatcttcttggagtatccttacagccgcgtcgatatcctccgcttctcTAAACACCCCTGCAAGGAGCGGCCTGCTCTTTCACTTtgtgtgacgggtgaagattcccaagggataaactagtccgtactggtttatgttggcagagtcgtagggcgttgtcactgagcagttgcgaagtgtcacgtctcctaatagtgaatagagcgggtaaggcgtattcaggtaaggaagttttattgatagctggtaggccatcgtactatctagcgctaagcgaatgtatatatactactggtgttgtggtggGAGCGACGCGGTCCTGGAGCGCCGTCGGTCCTGCAAGTGTCGGTCCTTTATTGAggcgtcgtctaggcgcacaggacctgtgtgctcggggcacagacccctgactaagcattcatcatttatgggATGTTGGGGGAGCGATTTTCAGGGGCTAAGCATCTTTATCTTGATCTCTGTAtcattttattaattaacttaaatgGATCAATTTCCGGATGACTGCTTACCTCCTGAGCATACATATGCATCTCGAGATGATCTATTCCAAGCGATCAATCGCTGGGCAGCACCACGAGGCTATGCTTTTGTTACCGGAAGGTCCAACAAAGGCAAGTCTGGGAGACTTACAGTTTACTTCACTTGCGATCGTGCCCGTCGGCCTCCAAGCGACTCAAGAAGCCGTATTCGAGCAACCTGCACTCGAAGCACCCTCTGCCCCTTCTCTATCACCGCAAAGGAGTTACCCGATGCATCTGGCTGGGTTGTACGACATCGATCGGATAGTCAATATGCTACACATAACCACACGCCAAGCACCCATCCCACTGCTCATCCTGTTCTTCGAAGGCTCTCGAAGGACGATAAATCAACAATCAGCAATCTTACAAAGGCTGGAATCAGCTCAAAAGAGATTAGAACCTATATTCGACAACATTCAAATTCCATTGCAACTCAGAAGGATATCTCCAACAGCATTGCAGAAGCTCGACGATCATCTCGTTTTGGCCAGAACACAATGCATGCTCTTATTAACCAGCTAGATCAAGAAGGCTTTTGGAATCGTATGCAGGTAGATAGCGTAGGACGGGTTACAGCAGTTTTATTTGCTCATCCTGAATCACTTACCTATCTGCAAGCATATCctgaccttcttcttctagaCTGCACATATAAGACGAATCGGTATGGCATGCCGCTTCTCGACATTATCGGCGTTGATGCCTGTCAACGATCATTCTGCATTGCTTTTGCATTCCTCAGCGGCGAAGAGGAACTAGACTACCAATAGGCTCTCGAACGACTGAAGTCTTTATATGAGGTCTGCAATACAAGCTTTCCATCTGTCATTATTACGGACTGTGCTTTAGCTTGTATAAATGCAGTTGCTATCTGCTTTCCATCTGCAGTCCTTCTATTATGCCTTTGGCATGCTAATAAGGCAGTCCTTGCTTATTGTCGGCCGGCCTTTATTCAACACCGAACAGATCCAAAGACAATCGAGGCAGAGCTTCTTAGCTGGCAAGAGTTCTATAACCAGTGGCATTTAATCATTCAATCAGCTGATCAGGTAACCTTTGATCAGCGGGTTCAGCAGCTTGAGCAGCGATATCTACCCGCCTACGCCAATGAGATTGGATATTTGCATGCAACGTGGCTAAACCCTCACAAGGAGAAGCTTGTAAAAGCTTGGGTTGATCAGCATCTTCACTTTGGTACTGTCGTTACTTCTCGTGTGGAAGGTATTCATAGTCTACTTAAAAGCTATCTAAATACATCGACACTAGATCTATTTGAGGCTTGGGGTGCTATTACACGAGCTGTTACCAATCAGGTCCATCAGCTACAGTCAAATCAAGCCCAACAGCAACTTCGACAACCAATTGAGCTTCGTATAGCTCTGTATAGTGCTGTTCAAGGTTGGGTATCTTTTGAGGCGTTGAGGAAGGTTGAAGAGCAACGAAAGCGGCTTTTGGATAAAAAACCCCCTCTGCCTCGCTGTACTGGTATTTTTATGCGTACACTGGGATTGCCTTGCGCTCACCTACTTCAGACcttacaagaacaaggccaagttcttcttcttgagcattTCCACAAGCATTGGCATCTGAAGCGCCCAGGGCAGCAACAGTTACTTCTGGAGCCTCGCACTCGCATAGATGCAAGGGCTACTATATCAAATCTGCCACAGTCAAGTACAAAAGACTACCAAGCTCCTTTGAAGCCGCTGCGACTACAGGAAAGGTAAGGGCAAAGGCCCCGCCAAAATGCAGCAAATGCCATGAAGTCGGTCACCAAATGAATTCGAAGGCATGTCCCTTGCGGCATCAAGAGCTCTTGGAAAAGGTAGCAGCAGAGGCAAAGGCACTGGCAGAAACAGAAGCATCGGCAATGACAGCGGCACCGGCAGTCCTCGCCTCTCAGCCGGAGACTATGACTGGGACCTTGCAAGACTCGCCCGGTGGCGCCTCTCAGCGGCCGGAATCTCCTGTTCATGAGCAACCCCCTTCGCTTGGCCggccatcgccatcaccaCCGAGGTACGATTCTCCACAGGAAATATATGAAAGATATGTTGCCGCAAGAAGCGCGTGGTACGCAGTGCAGCCAGCTGGCAGCATCAAGACGAACCAACAATATCGCAGGGCGATGGGGCTCCCCACTCAGGTATGACAAACAGAGCTACGAGTGGTGCCTGGACTACAAACAGATGTCCAAGCGCTGTATCACGTCAACAGGATCAAGAGAATGGACGaaagaggagatgatggcgTATTTGGATTGGAGTAAGGCGGAGGATGAGCGGATTGAAGCCCAGGTCGCCGAGGAGATGGGAGACAATCCTTTGGCCAATAGAAGAAGAGGCGTCAAAGAAATTTGGGAGAGAATAGAAGCAGACAGTAGGGAACAAGAAGCTTTGCACTTAGCTAGTGGGCGCACAGAAGATTGTATCATTGTTGGAAGTCATGGGTGTTAGACGGTCACTCGGTAGCAAAGCTATTGAACATTCTCCGGCTGTCATAGCTGTGTATAATTTGGTTAGCCCTTCCCGTCCCTATTTCAATAATCACAGTCAATTTCTAATTCAACGGGAaatgcttagtcagggggCTGTGCCCCTAGCCTGCTGACAGGGGGGGtctgtgccccgagcacacaggtcctgtgcgcctagacgacgccATGCTCTGACCGCCGTCTGCGGTAATCCTCTTTCTGATGCGTACTTTCATTGTGCTGCTTCCAAGCTGAATCAGCAATGATTTAGAGTTCGATACTCTAGGGGCACGAAGGTCGACTAGTGCACTTGGACAGAACAGGAGTGCTTCGCCAGTTTCCAGACCAACGATATGAGAGAATAGatcttcatctttgatgTTCAGGTGTGGGAAAGAACCTAGGCTGTCATTTTCTTTCTCGGCGTTTGTGTTGTTTACCATTTCTTGATCACGGATTTTCATATTAGCCTCAGAAACTAAGTAAACACCAGCCAAATGTCGCTTTAAAGTGGCGAACCAGGCAGCGCTGCCCACAATTCAAGTTCAAGTAACTTTAAGGCCAAATGCAGCAATATGATTGGAgaacttgatcaagttcaattcaattATCTCAAGTTATCCAATTAAAAATCCGGATTCTTGCATTAAAGTTACTTGAACTTGAATTGTGGGCAGCGCTGGAACCAGGTCGGTGATGTGAAGCGATGGACAATGACAGTGGAGCATAAATCGAGGAGCCTGGGCGATACAGTGGGCTCCTGAGTAGAAATAATAACTCTGGTGCCTAAATGGCGCTTTAGACGGATGACCGAAAGCAGGGACTCTGTCAGTGTCTGGCTCTCGGAACTGTCATTCATGTATTTGTGGGCTTCATCCAAAGCAACGACGCGTCCGATAGTATGTTCTCGTTCCAGAAATAAACTGAGACAAATGTTAACGAGCGAACAAGCCGTCTCAACCGTGACACGAGGACATGAGAGATCGACAATCGTGAGTTCTCCAGCCTATGATTTAGGTAAGTGTTAGTGAAATACCAATTCACGATATAAAAGTGACTCACAAGCAAGTCCCATTTTATACCTTGAGTAGAGGTGCTCCCCTTTTCCTTCGATCTAGAAGCAGAACCATTCGCGCAAGTTTGTTCTGCGACCATGAAGCTTTCCAATGTCTCCAGACGTTGTTGCAATGGCAGTAGCTGCCCTTCTGTCAAGGGTTCTGTGCTAATAGCCGTCTTAAAAGCTTTGTAGTTGAAGGCCGAGTTGGTTTGCTGCTGTGCAATACGCATATCACGTAGGATGCGACTGACAACGTGAAGATACAGTGGCATTCCTCCGCCCTTAATCGAGCTGATAGCCATCAAATCCAGCATTCTTCGTGTGTTCAGGTCCGATTGGCTAATCCGCAACTCCTTTACTATCACTTTGGGGAGATGCCGATAGATACGCTTCATGGGTCAGCCACAAGACTTTTGCTAGTACGAAGTAAGGTAGTCACCTTTATATGAAGAATATTGGAAGGGGCATATAGTACTCTGACCTTCACGTTCTGATTACTGGCTAtgtgtcagatattaaggtgaatCGTGTGTATTGCTTGATCCTCTcgcaatcgaaggactactgagaccttatatcttcggctggttccttctaggacttaagtcctagaaagtcctagatgaaagtcctagatgaaagtcctagatgaaagtcctagatggaAGTCCTAcgatctaagtttaggacttcaaactttaatcctaaaccttaatcctaaagctgagggtgaaccctccaacattcaacaaatTCCAGTTCTAAGTTGTGCCAGCACGCTGGCCAAGACACAAGACAATACAGATAAATGACCAGCAATCGGGTTCAACACTTAGTTGTCCCCGCCCCACGGGCctcgagccaacgggtaatTATTAGATCTTTTTCATGGGGTCGGTCTCTACGGGGGGGTTGGTCTTCCCCTTGTTGGAAAAACCTGAGGATCCCCCTTCCATTCAGGGCTTAGACTGTTATTAGtcagaaagtcctagatttagagttcaaagtcgtAGATGGAATCATCTGGAGATATAAACTcgataatgaacaatcaagctcaataaaatatattttcacccagcactactgcgcaatataacaACACCCCTGAGTCAACTTAAGTTAGTATGGAGTCCGAGCGCTGTTTTCACATTGAAGCAGACCTGAAACTAACAGCCCGCGAGCAAATTACCCCAATGGGATTAGATGTCCGTGCAATGGGCTAAGATCACCTAAGGTTTTATTAACATATCCATAAATACGAGAAAACCCCtgttgtaggcttggttatTACCTCTGCCGTAGAAACATCCCAATATAATAGGGTAAAGGTAATAACAGCCGAAATAATAATCGACCGAACTTAATACTAAGTACGACACTAGAAAAGTATATGTCTATATAGAAGCAAAGTCTGGAATGGTTAATCTATTGCTATggattatatataaatgtAAGAAAATCCATATGGAAGAACTGTGTATCTTTAACCCTTGATTTCCTTCTGTACTATTACATCCCGGAATGcgttccttcttctcggtgTGCGCGTCGTTGGCGCTTGTGCATTATGCTGCCACTCTCGACCTTACCAACTCTGTCCTGTCCCCTTTTTACGATAGCATTAGCTCTCTTCTGGAAGGTGACGGGCTTTCCGAAGCCACTTTAGGAGTGATTGGTGGCGTTCTtggccaagaccaagagTTTGACTACTTAGTATCAGGAGGCGGTACTGCAGGAAATGCCGTGGGCACACGTCTAGCTCAGGCTGGTTACAAAGTCGCTATCATCGAAGCTGGTGGTTTCTACGAAATCAGTAAGCCATTGTTAAGCACTGCCCCGGGAGGCGATATCATTGGCACTGGATTCAATACATTAGATTCTATCCCAACTGTTGATTGGGTTTTCGAGACAGAACCCCAGGCTGGTGCGAATAACAGAAAGTTCCATTATGCTCGTGGGAAATGTCTTGGTGGCTCGTCAGCCTTGAATTTCATGATCtaccatcgaggatcaacTGGCACGTACGATCGATGGGCAGATCTTGTGGGTGACGATAGCTATAGGTACGCTACCTGCCTGGACAGTTCTGACGCAGTACTAATCTCGTTTACTACAGACTGGAGAACTTCCAAGCGTACTTCAAGAACAGCACGACGTTCACTCCTCCCAACACAAGAAAGCGACCAGCAAACGCAACCATCGGCACGAAGTACATTGCCGAGGACTTCAAGGCCATACCAGAGGGCGGCCCTGTGCAGGTCAGCTACAGCTTCTGGGTTTCAGCTTGGGCAACTTGGTTAGAGAAAGGACTGAAGGCTGTCGGCCTGAAGAGCATTGCCGGCTTCAATAGCGGCGAATTGCTCGGCTATCATTATACGCAGACTACAATCAACCCAAAGACAGCGACGAGAAGTTCATCCAACGAATATATATACAAGGCAAAGTCCGAGGGCCTGGATAACCTCAAGGTTTTTACCAGAACACAAGCTACCAAGGTGCTCTTTGACGATGATAAGAAGGCCATCGGACTTGAAGTCAGCTTCATGGATGTCAAATACactctcaaggccaagaaagaAGTTGTTCTTAGTGCTGGTGCTTTCCAGTCGCCACAGCTCTTGATGGTTTCCGGCATTGGCCCCAAAGAGACTCTCAATAAATTCGACATCAAACCTGTGTCCATCCTCGAGGGCGTCGGTCAAAACATGTGGGATCACATCTTTTTCGGACCTTCATATCAAGTCAGCTTCGAAACCCTGAATGCGGTACTGCGatctcctctttctcttgtcaAAGCAGTCACCCAATATGCTCTCACTAAGAGCGGCCCGTTAACCTCCAACATCATCGAATTCATTGGCTGGGAGAAACTGCCCAAGAAATACCGTACCAAGTTCTCGCCTGAAACGGAAAAGGCTCTTGCTCAGTTTCCTGATGATTGGCCTGAAGTTGAGTATCTGGGGGCGAATGGATTTCTTGGAAATTTCGAATGGCCCATTATCCAGCAGCCTTTAGACGGAAAGCAATATGCAACCATGCTCGGTGCAATGGTAGCTCCTGTCTCCCGAGGAAATGTCAccatctcatcaacatcaggCTTAGATAAGCCTGTCATCAACCCTAACTGGTTAACAGCTAAAGCCGATCAAGAAGCCGCAATCGCGTGGTTTAGAAGAATGAGAGACGTCTGGGAAACAAAGGAGTTGAAGTCAATTGCGATTGGTTCCGAATACTGGCCTGGAAAGGAGGTACAGACAGACGAAGAGGTCCTAGACATGGTTCGAGATTCTCTCATGACTGTGTGGCATGCTGCTTGTACCTGTAAAATGGGTAAAAAGGGAGACGAAACAGCTGTTGTGGATAATCTCGCCCGTGTGTTTGGTGTCGAAGGATTGAGAGTAGTTGATGCAAGTTCCATGGCATTGCTGCCTCCTGGTCATCCGCAAAGCACTATCTATGCTTTTGCGGAGAAGATTGCAGACGATATTATTAAACAGCGAAAGTAGGCTTAAATTCGGCACTGAATAAAACACTTTACTCTTCTATCGCTACATTACTAACTAATTTTCTGAGTCCGTTATGAAGTTCTTTTGTGATGTGGATACCAGTTCGTTATACGTTATGCAATATCTAAGAAACCCGACTTAATACTGAGTTCGATTTTAGCgtgtaaaaatatataataatcgGTGCTAAAACCTCCGTATTGGTTATGTagtgtcacagcctgagtctgagcccGAATCTGAACCTGATCCTCGgggcgctatagctatatatacctatgagaatgcagtgtaaggtcagggaccatacatcctagtcttttgccgTATAGGTGACTGTTGCATAGCCCCCCAAAATCACCGCTAATGTGCTAAATTGGGTTAGCGGTATAGTCACTTGGCCCCGCAGTACATTGCACTCTGTACCTCAGCTTAAATTTCTTACATTCTGGGCGCCGCATGGAAGATGCTGTCATAGCAGCGAGTTCGCACCGAACCAACAGACTGCGCGTCAGTTCCACCAAAGCAAGATGCGGTCTCGTGGTACTGCACATGTGGTACCGCATGCATGTATGGACAGCCAAGAGTAAATGACCGCTTGATTTTCTAATGTAAAGGAGCGATGAGAGATGACCTTTCATACCCATGCTTAGTCTGCTAATCGTCTAAACAGTAATTTGCTCGTGGTTTAGAGTTCATTCCAACCGTGAAGCCATCCATTCACGATGGTCGTgatccttgtccttgagaTGCGGTAGTCGGATTCGAAACCGACACCGCCGAGTTTTCATGTTCCCGAATGAGGTCGAGATCCGGAAAAGGATGTTTCGGCGGAAAAAGGGGCAATTCCTTGTGCCGGGACCAAACTATCAGTGGTGCATTGACGGTCACGACAAGCTGAAGGCATACGGATTCGAGATATACGCCGCAATCGACGCCTACTCACGCAATATCATCTGGTTCTATGCTGGCCACTCCGCTACAACGGCTTTGAGTGTCCTGAAACAGTACTTAACCGCGTGTGACGCCTATGGCTTCCGGTCATGGTATCTGCAGGCAGACAAAGGCAGCGAAACCCCGCTTATCGCAGCAGCCCATTGGAACTTTGCTTTGGCCGCAGATGGGCGGGTAGAGTGGAATGGGCAAGTCTTCCAGAAGGGAAGCGCCTGAAGGATTCCTACAAGGCGGCGTCGAGCACGAAGAATGTCAAGAATCAGGGCTCCTAATAGTCCAGACCGTTTGGACTATTAGTCCAGACTACAGATCAAGGCAGGGAATACGGACGCCCGGTGTGGATGCTAAGTACGCTAGGTTGTTGGCATGGCGTTACAAAACCATGGTTGTTGCTGTGCCAACCGTTTGTTTTTGGATATTCCTGATCAATTTACTGGTGCGATCCAGATCAATAAGGCTCGTTTCAAGGGATGCACCATCCTAGTCATTGATCCATGAACGCCAGTCGTGGATTGATCATTGATCTTGGATTGCAGTCTGGACTATTAGGAGCCCTTGTCGTGACCTGGCCGGAGCTCCTCCACAATTGGAGGGATAATTCACTCTATCGATATGTGCTGGTTCATACTCGATAAGTATTAGGTACACTATGACCGAGGATGTCCCCGTATATGCCGCGGCCCTCCTTCTCGATCCTTCTAAACGCAAGAGCTATATTGAAGAATGTTGGCCCGAGGAATGGCACGAGGGCGCGTTTGCCGCAGCCCGTAGTCTCTGGAAGGAAGAATACAATCACGATGCCGAGATACATCTCTCAGAGCAGTCTTTGGCTGTGCCTGCATTATtaaagcgaaagaaggataCGATGCTCTCAAAGATGCGCTTAGAGGTGCGAAATAAGACGATGGCGAGAGCACGGGGCAAGGATGATTTCGATAGCTTTGTCTCAGAGGCTCCTATCACACTTGCAGAGGATACTACGCCCCTTCAATGGCGGTGTAGTGAGGACGTTAGTACAGCGTATCCACGGCTTAGCCGCATGGCTATCGATATCTTGTCTGTACCAGCAAaatcagcagagccagagcgGACCTTTTCAGGGGCTAGGCGCACAGCTAGATGGGATAGGATACGATTGCTGATTGAGAGcattgagaagattgagtGTATCGGCAAATGGCTGCGAGAGGGACATATTAGACCGTCAGCTGAGGGCGGGATACGCCTCACGTGTGATCCAGAGGCTATAGAGTGTGATATCTAATAGCGAACAGGCCAAACGGGAGCGTTTGAGAAGTTTTCGGGCTATATAACTACACCAATAGATTCCTCTCACTTCACTGCGGTAATTAGCTTGGCATTACGTGAAcccttatatgaatatgcatgaatatgtTCTATGAATATGTGTCTTGGTAGATAAGTTGAATATAATATGAATATAAGAAAATCGGTGTGAATATTCATATAGCCATGTATGAGATGACAACAAGAACTGGTATGCAAGAGCAATTGGTTCATTAATGTATGCAATGCTGGGAACAAGACCAGATATTGCATATGTAGTCTCTTTACTGAGTCGTTATCTTAAGAATCCAACAGAAGAACACATCACAGGAGTGAAACGTGTCCTGAGATATCTCAAAGGAACTGAGGACTATGTCCTGATGTTTGAAGGACAACTGAAGAATCTCTCAGGGTACTGTGATACAGACTGGGGAGCAGACCCAGAGACAAGAAGATCAACTATGGGATACGTCTTTCATCTTGGAAGTGGTGCAATCAGCTAGTGTTCAAAACGACAAAACACCGTTGCATTACCTACCAACGTGTGAAGCCGAACTTCTGGCACAAACACATGCCGCAAAAGAAGCTATGTGGTTACGAAAAAATACTACAAGATTTAATTGTTAAATCGGAAGAACAACCAGATCTAACTGCAACAATAATTTTTGGAGACAACCAAGGAACTATTGCACTCAAAAATAACCCACAACACCATGGAAGAACGGAACACACATGGCCATCAGGGATCACTACTGCAGGGAACTCACAGAGGCTGGAGACGTCAAGTTTACATACGTACCGACACACCAGCAAATTGCTGACGGACTGGCAAAAGGACTATCTAACCTGAAGTTTGAGGAGTTTAGACAAGCCTCGGGAGTGGTGATTGACCCGGGAATGTGACTATGGAACCAGTGGGAGCAGACTGGCAAATTGACTGCTTGGACAACACAGGAGAAAGCTTTTCCCAAGATATCTTTCACCCATGAAGGTGTTTTTACTCTCATTTGGGGTTTTCAGTCCTATGTTGGAACTTACTGAGATTGAAGATAGAACATACACGAGCTAGATGACTTTGGATCGAGTGGgagtgttgaagttgaagattgAACATGAAGGATGGTACATGGATAGTCCGATCCGTCTGTCATATAGCTTAGACGTACGTTTCTTGTCAGTAGTTAGTCTTTTCTAATCtacacatcaatcaatctcatcattCACATCACAACAGGAATCCACTAGGTACTGACTTCTCGATACCTTCAGACCATTTTCCCCGATGAATCGTTAGTTCAATCCCAACCAAATTATAAACGAGGCTGGGTCTTCTGGAAACCTCA
Above is a window of Fusarium poae strain DAOMC 252244 chromosome Unknown contig_7, whole genome shotgun sequence DNA encoding:
- a CDS encoding uncharacterized protein (SECRETED:SignalP(1-19)~CAZy:AA3_2~CAZy:AA3~CAZy:AA3_3) codes for the protein MRSFFSVCASLALVHYAATLDLTNSVLSPFYDSISSLLEGDGLSEATLGVIGGVLGQDQEFDYLVSGGGTAGNAVGTRLAQAGYKVAIIEAGGFYEISKPLLSTAPGGDIIGTGFNTLDSIPTVDWVFETEPQAGANNRKFHYARGKCLGGSSALNFMIYHRGSTGTYDRWADLVGDDSYRLENFQAYFKNSTTFTPPNTRKRPANATIGTKYIAEDFKAIPEGGPVQVSYSFWVSAWATWLEKGLKAVGLKSIAGFNSGELLGYHYTQTTINPKTATRSSSNEYIYKAKSEGLDNLKVFTRTQATKVLFDDDKKAIGLEVSFMDVKYTLKAKKEVVLSAGAFQSPQLLMVSGIGPKETLNKFDIKPVSILEGVGQNMWDHIFFGPSYQVSFETLNAVLRSPLSLVKAVTQYALTKSGPLTSNIIEFIGWEKLPKKYRTKFSPETEKALAQFPDDWPEVEYLGANGFLGNFEWPIIQQPLDGKQYATMLGAMVAPVSRGNVTISSTSGLDKPVINPNWLTAKADQEAAIAWFRRMRDVWETKELKSIAIGSEYWPGKEVQTDEEVLDMVRDSLMTVWHAACTCKMGKKGDETAVVDNLARVFGVEGLRVVDASSMALLPPGHPQSTIYAFAEKIADDIIKQRK